In Paenibacillus sp. BIC5C1, a genomic segment contains:
- a CDS encoding Imm26 family immunity protein, translating to MAGKKRVKVKLGDVFAIRLDQTRYCYGQVVSEGRISDCMVVYDLVSMEHPKVSEITSKPIIFLIQTVNSRIEDGIWNVIGNGPILSMTFPLYKVETENGYLLVDHKGDVVNEDPSASEIENVPELESWSPVSLEKAVNARFVTGEWDSYYNELIYKD from the coding sequence ATGGCAGGAAAGAAAAGGGTTAAAGTGAAGTTAGGAGATGTCTTCGCGATAAGACTTGATCAGACTCGTTATTGTTATGGACAAGTTGTTTCTGAAGGAAGGATATCAGATTGTATGGTTGTATATGATCTGGTATCAATGGAACACCCAAAGGTCAGTGAAATCACGTCGAAACCAATCATTTTCTTAATACAGACTGTGAATTCTAGGATTGAAGATGGCATCTGGAATGTGATTGGAAATGGGCCAATATTAAGCATGACATTTCCTTTGTACAAAGTGGAAACTGAAAATGGATATCTGTTGGTGGATCATAAGGGTGATGTTGTAAATGAAGACCCCAGTGCTTCAGAGATTGAAAATGTTCCCGAGTTGGAGTCTTGGTCACCTGTTAGTTTAGAAAAAGCAGTCAATGCTAGGTTTGTAACAGGAGAATGGGACTCCTATTATAATGAGTTAATTTATAAAGATTAG
- a CDS encoding serine hydrolase domain-containing protein: MLKMKRRMYITISCLLLLLSTMCNTSVSANEARDRTEVLQEIDEYMTRSMKANHIKAASLAIANNDEVFYAKGYGTFADGQSVTEETPFPIASLSKSFTALAVLQLADKGMIDLDATYASYFPELSPKDPRVLDITIRHLLNQTSGLNDKVNPDMTRNPQFQSLNETNRLLNKVQLAHNPGTAYSYHNPNYVLLANLVESVSGEFFSDYLKQHIFEPLGMNHTFSVTSTQQINDNKTIPLGHYLSLGRSIGQSEPLWFIEGPAGIASTAEDMSLWMLAQYHGSLLSPALMKQYHTAGAIGPYGMGWLADHDESGGQTISHSGIFWTYKSEEIVYLDDQMGIAVMFNSGLNAFVNYSAFIDGIADIMRGEKPTISFLNGRNMETIMILLILATFIWSVYTYFRIRRRNKRLTISKLILITVGRLIPVLILLSLSPLVTFIGGGRVLPWFGIWTTLSSPIIWLVVWSIFNFVHLACYYYIYVENKKNGYA, translated from the coding sequence ATGTTAAAAATGAAAAGAAGAATGTATATCACAATCAGCTGTTTGTTGTTGTTGTTATCTACCATGTGCAATACCTCCGTATCCGCCAATGAAGCCAGAGACAGGACAGAAGTCTTGCAGGAGATCGACGAATATATGACTCGGAGCATGAAGGCCAATCACATTAAGGCTGCTTCGCTGGCGATTGCCAATAACGATGAGGTCTTCTACGCAAAAGGCTACGGGACATTCGCGGATGGTCAAAGCGTTACGGAAGAAACCCCTTTTCCTATTGCTTCGTTAAGCAAGTCCTTTACCGCATTGGCCGTTCTGCAGCTGGCGGACAAAGGCATGATTGACCTGGATGCGACTTACGCCTCCTATTTTCCCGAGCTTTCTCCTAAGGATCCCCGTGTTCTTGACATCACGATCCGTCATTTATTGAATCAGACCAGTGGTCTCAATGACAAAGTAAATCCCGATATGACGAGAAATCCGCAATTCCAATCGCTGAATGAGACCAACCGATTATTAAACAAGGTTCAACTTGCCCATAATCCAGGAACAGCATACAGCTATCATAATCCCAATTACGTATTGCTGGCGAACCTCGTGGAAAGCGTCAGCGGTGAATTCTTTTCCGATTACCTGAAACAACATATTTTTGAACCGTTAGGAATGAACCATACCTTTAGCGTCACCTCGACGCAGCAAATCAATGATAATAAAACGATTCCGCTAGGACATTACTTGAGTTTGGGACGTTCCATAGGTCAATCGGAACCGCTTTGGTTCATTGAGGGCCCCGCAGGCATCGCTTCAACCGCGGAGGACATGTCCCTATGGATGCTTGCCCAATATCACGGCAGCTTGCTTTCCCCTGCATTGATGAAACAATATCATACAGCCGGAGCCATCGGTCCGTACGGCATGGGCTGGCTTGCTGACCATGACGAGTCCGGCGGCCAAACGATTTCCCATAGTGGCATTTTCTGGACGTACAAGTCGGAAGAAATAGTTTATTTGGACGATCAAATGGGTATCGCGGTGATGTTTAATTCCGGATTAAACGCTTTTGTGAATTACTCGGCTTTCATCGATGGAATCGCGGATATAATGAGGGGGGAGAAGCCCACAATCTCTTTTCTGAACGGCAGAAATATGGAAACAATCATGATTCTGCTGATCCTGGCTACCTTTATATGGAGCGTGTACACCTATTTTCGCATCCGTCGGAGGAACAAACGCCTAACGATCAGCAAATTGATTCTAATAACTGTCGGAAGGCTGATCCCGGTTCTAATTCTCTTGTCTCTATCTCCTCTGGTGACGTTTATCGGCGGAGGACGCGTGCTGCCTTGGTTCGGCATCTGGACTACCCTGTCGTCTCCAATCATATGGCTTGTTGTATGGTCGATATTCAATTTCGTACATTTGGCTTGCTATTATTACATCTATGTTGAGAACAAAAAGAACGGCTATGCATAG
- a CDS encoding immunity 53 family protein, which produces MNTLKWLQNWYYENCNGDWEHSYGVKIDTVDNPGWSVEIDLTDTYLEDMFFDSVEEERNDKDWFYCIVRDGVFHGAGGAMNLEEILVYFKNWASSIEK; this is translated from the coding sequence ATGAATACATTAAAATGGCTTCAGAACTGGTATTATGAAAACTGCAACGGGGATTGGGAACATTCATATGGTGTGAAAATTGATACAGTGGATAATCCCGGTTGGTCTGTTGAAATCGACTTGACAGATACTTATTTAGAGGATATGTTTTTTGATTCGGTAGAAGAAGAGAGAAATGATAAAGATTGGTTTTACTGTATTGTGAGGGATGGAGTGTTTCATGGTGCAGGAGGAGCAATGAATCTAGAAGAGATACTAGTTTACTTTAAAAATTGGGCTTCAAGCATAGAGAAATAA
- a CDS encoding MFS transporter has product MERHEKNMNAPSLFRNRFLQTILLSSVLLQVGIWVRNFAILLYVAERTNNDPYAISLISVAEFAPIFVFSFIGGTFADRWRPKRTMIWCDLLSAVSVFVVLLTIHYGSWHSVYLVAFISAILSQFSQPSSMRLFKYHVPEEQLQQGMALFQSLMAIFMVLGPMLGTFVYSTLGLEISIAVMGLVFLLSALVLIRLPEDQMQSQTVAVKGQFRKEFIEGFRYVWRSQVLRMLGLAFILAGLAVGVAQALNLFIVTERLGRSKEFLQYLLMVNGAAMLIGGGIVAAFAKRVPPQILLAIGMIAGAICTAIVGYSTSVPLTLTVQFLNGLVFPCIHIGISTMILKWSDASIVGRVNGVLNPMFVGMMVVSMSFAGALKGAFSLGTIYSGAGLLFLLGALVMVPIMNQKAPDNTHIAQET; this is encoded by the coding sequence TTGGAGCGGCACGAAAAAAACATGAATGCACCAAGCTTGTTTCGCAATCGGTTCCTGCAGACGATTTTATTATCAAGCGTGCTCCTGCAGGTTGGCATTTGGGTACGTAATTTCGCAATTCTTCTGTACGTTGCGGAGAGAACAAACAATGATCCATACGCTATTTCGCTAATCAGCGTAGCCGAATTCGCACCAATTTTTGTTTTTTCGTTCATTGGAGGTACATTTGCCGACCGCTGGCGGCCAAAGCGAACGATGATCTGGTGCGATTTATTATCCGCGGTATCGGTATTCGTAGTACTTCTGACCATACATTACGGTTCTTGGCACTCCGTTTACCTTGTCGCATTCATCTCAGCTATTCTTTCCCAGTTCTCTCAACCTTCAAGCATGCGTTTGTTTAAGTATCATGTGCCAGAAGAACAGCTCCAGCAAGGGATGGCTCTATTCCAATCACTGATGGCCATCTTCATGGTGCTTGGTCCTATGCTCGGAACCTTCGTATACAGCACACTTGGCCTTGAAATATCAATCGCTGTCATGGGCCTGGTATTTCTGCTCTCTGCACTCGTTCTTATTCGTCTGCCAGAAGATCAAATGCAATCTCAAACCGTCGCTGTAAAAGGGCAGTTCCGTAAAGAATTCATTGAAGGCTTCCGCTATGTTTGGCGAAGCCAAGTACTGCGGATGCTCGGACTGGCATTTATTCTCGCGGGACTGGCTGTTGGCGTAGCCCAAGCGCTCAACCTGTTTATCGTAACGGAGCGGCTGGGCAGAAGCAAGGAATTCCTGCAGTATCTGCTAATGGTTAATGGTGCAGCTATGCTGATTGGTGGTGGGATCGTGGCCGCTTTCGCCAAGCGGGTTCCGCCGCAGATTCTTCTCGCAATAGGTATGATCGCAGGCGCAATCTGCACAGCCATTGTAGGGTATTCGACAAGCGTGCCACTCACCCTGACCGTTCAATTTCTGAATGGACTTGTTTTCCCGTGCATTCATATTGGGATCAGCACAATGATTCTGAAATGGTCAGACGCTTCGATTGTCGGCCGGGTGAACGGGGTTTTGAATCCGATGTTCGTTGGCATGATGGTCGTTTCCATGTCTTTCGCTGGCGCATTAAAGGGAGCCTTTTCGCTTGGTACAATCTATAGTGGTGCAGGATTATTATTTCTTCTTGGCGCACTGGTCATGGTTCCAATCATGAACCAAAAAGCGCCTGATAATACACATATTGCACAAGAGACATAA
- a CDS encoding ketopantoate reductase family protein, with protein sequence MSAKKDRILIFGAGVIGSMYAIKLIEAGVDVTLFAQSNRSKSLRENGLQYKEKNTVRSIKVNVIDRLENDDIYDFIFVTVRYDRSESALLALKDNQSKNIVTMTSNSIGFSSWLDIIGDRLLPAFPGFGGQIKDGVLHTRFLPKIIAATAFGEINGVVTERIENLAILFKTAKLPYVIKKDMQAYLITHSVSDIAMLSFLQSGNKTIDNKTARTRKTARKITVTLKAYLRAIQKAGVSIDPPMLNMVLKFPNLFLDLVFMTWLRTKMVRDMMLPDYASNANNEIMQLSNDLMKFLSQNDIKPEILD encoded by the coding sequence ATGTCAGCAAAAAAAGATAGAATTTTAATCTTTGGTGCAGGTGTGATCGGGAGCATGTACGCAATTAAGCTTATTGAAGCAGGGGTTGATGTTACCCTGTTTGCACAATCTAATAGATCTAAATCATTAAGAGAAAATGGCCTGCAATATAAAGAAAAAAATACAGTTAGATCGATAAAAGTGAATGTCATTGATAGGCTCGAAAATGATGATATATACGATTTTATTTTCGTTACCGTTCGTTATGATCGCTCCGAATCAGCTTTGTTAGCACTAAAAGATAATCAAAGCAAAAATATAGTTACGATGACCAGTAATTCGATTGGATTTTCTTCATGGCTGGATATCATAGGGGACAGACTTTTACCAGCTTTTCCCGGTTTCGGTGGACAGATTAAAGATGGCGTATTGCATACTCGATTTCTACCAAAGATTATAGCGGCAACTGCATTTGGAGAAATTAATGGTGTAGTAACAGAGCGCATAGAAAATCTCGCAATATTATTTAAAACAGCAAAGCTTCCTTACGTTATTAAAAAGGATATGCAAGCGTATCTAATTACACATTCCGTATCAGACATTGCCATGTTAAGCTTTTTACAGTCTGGAAATAAGACAATTGACAATAAAACTGCCAGAACCAGAAAGACAGCACGCAAAATAACAGTCACTTTAAAAGCGTATCTAAGGGCAATTCAAAAAGCTGGCGTTTCAATTGATCCGCCAATGCTTAACATGGTTCTTAAATTTCCAAACTTATTTTTGGATCTTGTCTTTATGACATGGCTACGAACTAAGATGGTTAGAGATATGATGTTGCCGGATTATGCGAGTAATGCTAACAATGAGATTATGCAGTTGAGTAATGATTTAATGAAATTTTTAAGTCAAAATGATATCAAACCGGAAATCCTTGACTAA
- a CDS encoding MFS transporter has product MDGNYGGITFIGATSPWMLYLARAVEGIALGAFMGTSNALLLHHTSQQHIKRSLAYSSMATLLGFGLGPAICGLIVQYSSFSSEIFPYVVLLVLLLIAMGLLLSLPPTNEKKNKQTPIRLRLGIPSKSRTMFIFFVCPAVFVMLALNGVVISLIPTFVHTILHSNNLAWSGLLLLIFLGGGAIAQQIAWPSRTNHRIQVGIVLLLIGAWVMISAGFTSSMFLLIVGMIMLAIGNGWTFQASMQLAGSLGEPAERPTIISTYYLAGYTGMAIPTIGVGSLSTFVGLLPALIVFGTIVTIVGAGIIAVPKISAAVLPDA; this is encoded by the coding sequence ATGGATGGTAACTATGGGGGTATTACTTTCATTGGTGCAACATCTCCTTGGATGTTATATTTGGCAAGAGCAGTAGAAGGAATTGCTTTAGGCGCTTTTATGGGAACAAGTAATGCATTATTATTACACCACACTTCCCAGCAGCATATAAAACGTTCGCTCGCTTATTCCAGTATGGCGACTTTATTGGGATTCGGTCTAGGTCCAGCAATTTGTGGATTGATTGTCCAATACTCTTCGTTTAGTTCTGAAATTTTTCCATACGTGGTATTACTCGTTCTGTTATTGATTGCGATGGGATTATTACTTTCTTTACCACCTACGAATGAAAAGAAAAATAAGCAGACTCCGATTCGACTTCGACTTGGAATCCCCTCGAAATCCCGAACGATGTTTATATTTTTTGTTTGCCCCGCTGTGTTTGTAATGCTTGCTTTAAATGGGGTAGTTATCTCTCTAATTCCAACATTTGTTCACACCATTTTACACTCGAATAATCTGGCTTGGTCTGGTTTGTTACTTCTTATTTTTCTTGGTGGTGGAGCAATTGCACAACAGATTGCATGGCCAAGTCGAACCAATCATCGTATTCAAGTAGGAATTGTTTTGTTGCTCATAGGTGCCTGGGTTATGATTTCGGCAGGATTCACATCAAGTATGTTTTTATTAATTGTCGGAATGATTATGTTAGCCATTGGTAATGGTTGGACATTTCAAGCAAGTATGCAATTAGCTGGCAGTTTAGGAGAACCTGCCGAACGTCCTACCATTATTTCCACGTATTATCTTGCGGGCTACACTGGGATGGCAATTCCTACGATTGGTGTAGGTTCATTATCAACGTTCGTAGGACTTTTACCTGCGCTTATTGTTTTCGGAACTATTGTTACAATCGTCGGTGCAGGGATTATTGCAGTTCCGAAAATTTCAGCTGCCGTCCTCCCGGACGCTTAA
- a CDS encoding HAMP domain-containing sensor histidine kinase has protein sequence MAKLINRPLLKRFTLLQSFILLCVVTLIAVLVVITLEFSWAENLRLRFGEKDWVLPSLVAAVLLTVATGIITMAVLFYRWKLKRPLELLKQASESISANDLSFRISYDSRDEMGELIAVFENMRSQLEKNVKTLWRSVEERKQLNAIFAHDLRTPLSVLKGNAELLATYLPEKKLSEEKVLDLIQTMNLHILRLESYAEAMNSIQRLEDVLLNIKSMDTISLTTLLDSSGEQIARNFGICFVSSLKYDNALIHVDPYLVMQIFENVVANGVRYAASQVNVRYDLLEGTLKITVSDDGPGFSDEALYKAVLPFYRGEVWDATEHRGLGLYVCKVFCEKHEGSLQVANGSHGGGNVTVSIGTQVDK, from the coding sequence ATGGCTAAACTCATAAATAGGCCGCTGCTAAAGCGATTTACCTTATTGCAATCTTTTATCCTGTTGTGCGTGGTCACGCTCATTGCTGTGCTGGTCGTCATAACATTGGAGTTCTCTTGGGCAGAGAATCTGCGCCTGCGTTTTGGAGAAAAGGATTGGGTGCTGCCCTCCCTCGTTGCGGCTGTGCTGCTAACCGTGGCCACTGGAATTATCACCATGGCAGTTCTATTTTATAGATGGAAACTAAAACGTCCGCTGGAGTTATTAAAGCAAGCATCCGAAAGCATTTCGGCCAACGATTTAAGCTTCAGAATCTCCTATGACAGCCGGGACGAGATGGGCGAGTTGATCGCGGTATTTGAAAACATGCGTTCACAGTTGGAGAAAAACGTAAAGACGCTCTGGCGTTCAGTTGAGGAGCGGAAGCAGCTCAATGCGATTTTTGCCCATGATCTGAGAACACCCCTGTCAGTGTTAAAAGGAAACGCTGAGCTTCTCGCCACCTATCTGCCCGAGAAGAAGTTATCGGAAGAAAAGGTGTTGGATCTGATTCAGACCATGAACCTTCACATCTTGCGTCTGGAGAGCTATGCGGAGGCCATGAACTCGATTCAGAGGCTGGAGGATGTCCTGTTAAACATCAAGTCGATGGATACGATCTCATTGACGACTTTACTGGACAGCAGTGGCGAACAAATAGCAAGGAATTTCGGTATATGCTTCGTCTCTTCTTTGAAATATGATAATGCCTTAATACATGTGGATCCCTATCTTGTCATGCAGATTTTCGAAAATGTGGTGGCCAATGGGGTCAGATACGCAGCCAGTCAAGTGAACGTTCGTTATGACCTTCTGGAAGGCACGCTGAAAATCACCGTTTCAGACGACGGTCCTGGTTTCTCGGACGAAGCCCTGTATAAGGCTGTACTCCCTTTTTATCGTGGCGAAGTGTGGGATGCGACCGAACATCGCGGGTTGGGGCTTTACGTTTGCAAGGTGTTTTGCGAAAAACATGAAGGAAGTCTCCAGGTCGCAAACGGATCTCACGGCGGCGGAAACGTGACGGTAAGCATTGGGACCCAAGTTGATAAATAG
- a CDS encoding phosphotransferase enzyme family protein, whose protein sequence is MGGYESFVYEYHKNNESFILKISHTIRRSRNNIQGEIEFLNFLSNKGLAVSNAVPSTRGNMVEEIASENGSFLAISYEMSLGKEVSVEDWNESLYEKWGEFLGGIHHATKSYEWSNPAFKRQAWDQEVQLKAEKYLRPDDVMISILKERLTKLASLPKSKDTYGLTHTDFHQSNFYLHNGDIYLFDFDDCGYTYFVNDIGITLYYALSYPFKEFENKTEYYRLFFRHFMKGYLKNNTIQEEEIVYLQDFIKLRHALLYVYFHQANDVSNLNEETMNWLKELQRVAASDEPMLPIDFVQEFKSIHNSIH, encoded by the coding sequence TTGGGCGGTTATGAAAGCTTTGTTTATGAATACCATAAAAACAATGAATCTTTCATATTGAAAATTTCACATACAATTAGAAGATCAAGAAATAATATACAGGGTGAAATTGAATTCTTAAATTTTTTGTCGAATAAAGGACTGGCAGTTTCAAATGCTGTTCCATCGACCAGGGGTAATATGGTTGAAGAAATTGCTTCAGAAAATGGTTCGTTCCTAGCTATTTCATACGAAATGTCTCTTGGAAAAGAAGTGTCGGTTGAAGATTGGAATGAATCGCTTTACGAAAAATGGGGCGAATTTCTGGGGGGAATTCATCATGCCACAAAGAGTTATGAATGGAGTAATCCGGCGTTTAAACGACAAGCCTGGGATCAAGAAGTTCAATTAAAGGCGGAGAAATATCTGCGACCTGATGATGTAATGATTTCAATTCTAAAAGAAAGATTAACAAAACTTGCTTCTCTGCCCAAGTCCAAAGATACATACGGTTTGACACATACTGATTTTCATCAAAGTAATTTTTATCTGCATAACGGAGACATTTATTTGTTCGATTTTGATGATTGCGGTTATACATATTTCGTAAACGATATTGGGATTACATTGTACTATGCACTTTCTTATCCGTTTAAGGAATTTGAAAATAAAACGGAATATTATAGATTGTTTTTCCGCCATTTTATGAAAGGATATCTGAAGAATAATACAATCCAAGAAGAAGAAATAGTATATTTACAAGATTTTATTAAATTACGTCATGCATTGCTGTATGTTTATTTTCATCAAGCAAATGATGTGTCAAATTTGAATGAAGAAACAATGAACTGGTTAAAAGAGCTTCAACGAGTAGCCGCTTCTGACGAACCTATGTTGCCGATTGATTTTGTTCAAGAATTTAAAAGCATTCATAATAGTATTCATTAA
- a CDS encoding GNAT family N-acetyltransferase: MQELEFTTIEEWDEALWAQMERIYHEAFQSGAKTKAILHSMLDRGIGYLHMGVHHGEVVAMAVTGLEGQAGERILIIDYLAVEQKLRGLGIGTWMLDQLRDWALKEHGIKGMIIEAESGTTEAHQERIQFWQRNGFILTSYVHQYRMVPEPYQAMMLPLDKSTHVPDDGEALFRYINAFHKVAYRKS; this comes from the coding sequence ATGCAGGAATTAGAGTTTACTACTATAGAGGAGTGGGATGAAGCATTGTGGGCGCAGATGGAGCGGATCTATCATGAAGCTTTTCAAAGCGGCGCTAAGACAAAAGCGATTCTGCACAGTATGCTGGACCGGGGGATTGGTTATTTACACATGGGCGTGCATCATGGAGAAGTGGTTGCAATGGCTGTTACTGGACTGGAGGGGCAGGCTGGGGAGCGCATCCTGATCATCGATTACCTCGCGGTTGAACAGAAGCTGCGCGGGTTGGGCATTGGGACCTGGATGCTAGATCAGCTCAGAGACTGGGCGTTAAAGGAACACGGGATCAAAGGTATGATTATCGAGGCGGAGTCCGGGACAACGGAGGCTCATCAGGAACGCATTCAGTTCTGGCAACGTAACGGGTTCATCCTGACTTCCTATGTCCATCAATATAGAATGGTGCCAGAGCCGTATCAAGCAATGATGCTGCCACTGGATAAAAGCACGCATGTGCCTGATGACGGTGAAGCACTGTTTCGTTATATTAATGCTTTTCACAAAGTTGCTTACCGGAAGAGTTAG
- a CDS encoding TetR/AcrR family transcriptional regulator yields MKKQPQITEKTRQKFVEVFCELYSQKPIEKISVQEISNKSGFNRSTFYQYFTDIYELLDSVENDLLNELKKEMANKELSVNMVQDTLNCLDKREHLLVLNALLGDYGSTRFLKRLKKEITLNQLELNVPQNHSLTPYFIEFYLTTSLSLFRLWLQRQKDLSSEEFFKLVENLYSRGITPYSKE; encoded by the coding sequence ATGAAAAAGCAACCCCAAATAACGGAGAAAACAAGACAAAAATTTGTAGAAGTTTTCTGTGAGTTATATAGCCAAAAGCCGATTGAGAAAATTTCGGTTCAGGAAATTTCGAACAAGTCAGGATTTAACCGAAGCACTTTTTATCAATACTTTACTGACATTTACGAATTGTTAGACTCTGTTGAAAATGATTTATTGAATGAATTGAAAAAAGAAATGGCGAATAAAGAGCTATCGGTGAATATGGTTCAAGATACGCTTAATTGTCTGGACAAAAGAGAACATCTCCTGGTTCTTAATGCCCTTTTGGGTGATTACGGAAGTACCCGTTTTTTAAAACGCTTAAAAAAAGAAATCACTTTGAATCAATTAGAATTAAACGTGCCACAAAACCATTCCTTAACACCATACTTCATTGAGTTTTATCTGACAACCTCCCTTTCTTTATTTCGTCTTTGGCTCCAGCGTCAAAAAGATTTATCGTCAGAAGAATTTTTCAAGTTAGTGGAGAACTTATACTCAAGAGGAATTACGCCCTATTCAAAAGAATGA
- a CDS encoding response regulator transcription factor: MPKILIVDDEADLRKLLTDYFEINGYSVITAKDSREALRKVEQQPDLVLLDINMPEQNGLQLCEKIRDFVSCPILFLTARIEDADKIAGFRAGGDDYILKPFSIRELGARVEAHMRREQRTQSKSSVRFSDDLVIDYTARELYYRERRIPLAKKEFDIIELLSTHPGMVFEKERMYETIWGMDSLGDSSVIAEHIRRIRSKLKEYSCDNRIETVWGVGYKWLNS; encoded by the coding sequence ATGCCTAAAATACTGATCGTGGACGATGAAGCAGATCTTCGAAAGTTGCTGACCGATTACTTTGAAATAAACGGATATTCCGTCATAACGGCCAAGGACAGCCGGGAGGCGCTGCGGAAGGTGGAACAACAACCCGATCTCGTTTTGCTAGATATCAACATGCCTGAGCAGAACGGCCTTCAATTATGCGAGAAAATTCGAGACTTTGTCTCTTGCCCGATCTTATTTTTAACAGCTCGAATCGAAGACGCAGATAAAATAGCCGGGTTTCGGGCCGGAGGCGATGACTATATCCTGAAACCTTTCAGCATTCGCGAACTGGGAGCCAGGGTCGAAGCGCATATGCGCAGGGAACAGCGAACCCAAAGCAAATCCTCGGTAAGGTTTAGTGATGACTTGGTTATTGACTACACAGCCCGGGAACTCTACTACCGGGAGAGGCGAATTCCTCTGGCCAAAAAAGAGTTCGACATTATCGAATTGCTGTCCACGCATCCCGGCATGGTGTTCGAAAAAGAACGCATGTACGAAACGATTTGGGGCATGGACAGTCTGGGCGACAGCAGCGTGATCGCGGAGCATATCCGGCGTATTCGCTCCAAATTAAAGGAATACAGCTGCGATAACCGAATCGAAACAGTTTGGGGAGTCGGATACAAATGGCTAAACTCATAA